One part of the Neodiprion virginianus isolate iyNeoVirg1 chromosome 3, iyNeoVirg1.1, whole genome shotgun sequence genome encodes these proteins:
- the LOC124300447 gene encoding surfeit locus protein 6 homolog yields the protein MQLTETRKAKSFDVKLAKQILIRENKYITDLFSRMPIPYSALHKNDEFQDDDADDEQQTDDREKMFSALGSGTSRANTLIELHEKLEQLKGKRLDYKAKLLKKGLKNRLKKKSKKEERLMQKKLAKTELAAAGGAKAKHENGDVPKFTRPKPIFNSEGKMVFSKFDFSEIGAKKVQPKVDKDPKKILQKLEKQKLKINELQQAGKKDAADELQERQAWKTVLAKASGEKVKDNPELLKKSVKKEEQKRKHSAKKWEARKEKVQKSLEEKQQKRQENINKRKRENKINNLKRASKKGRIIPGF from the exons ATGCAGTTAACAGAGACGCGTAAGGCTAAATCATTCGACGTGAAGTTGGCGAAGCAGATATTGATAAGGGAAAATAAGTACATAACAGATTTGTTCTCCCGTATGCCTATACCATACTCTGCCCTGCACAAAAACG ATGAATTCCAAGACGATGATGCCGACGACGAGCAACAAACCGATGACAGAG AAAAGATGTTTTCGGCTCTGGGATCAGGCACGTCGAGAGCGAATACGTTAATAGAGTtgcatgaaaaattggaaCAGTTGAAAGGAAAGCGATTGGATTATAAAgcgaaacttttgaaaaaggGCCTGAAAAATagactgaagaaaaaaagtaaaaaagaagagagattGATGCAGAAAAAACTGGCCAAGACAGAGTTGGCTGCAGCTGGGGGTGCTAAAGCGAAGCACGAGAACGGAGATGTGCCCAAGTTCACAAGACCGAAACCAATTTTCAATTCGGAAGGTAAAATGGTCTTCAGTAAATTCGACTTCTCAGAAATCGGTGCTAAAAAAGTACAGCCCAAAGTAGACAAGGATCCCAAAAAGATTCTGCAAAAGTTGGAAAAACAGAAGTTGAAGATAAACGAACTACAGCAAGCTGGAAAAAAAGATGCGGCCGATGAACTTCAGGAGAGACAAGCTTGGAAAACTGTTCTAGCCAAGGCAAGTGGGGAAAAAGTCAAGGATAATCCagagttattgaaaaaatcagtcAAAAAAGAAGAGCAAAAAAGGAAACACAGCGCTAAAAAATGGGAGGCTCGAAAAGAAAAGGTTCAGAAATCGCTGGAagagaaacaacaaaaaagacaagaaaacATTAACAAACGAAAAagggaaaacaaaataaacaacCTGAAGAGAGCTTCTAAGAAGGGTCGAATCATACCTGGATTTTGA